A region of Epinephelus moara isolate mb chromosome 15, YSFRI_EMoa_1.0, whole genome shotgun sequence DNA encodes the following proteins:
- the LOC126402023 gene encoding helix-loop-helix protein 2-like has protein sequence MMLSPDQAEADLSWTQSDPETMLNGLKSAGCTSDEPAEGEERAKCKADQPLSREEKRRRRRATAKYRSAHATRERIRVEAFNVAFAELRKLLPTLPPDKKLSKIEILRLAICYISYLNHVLDV, from the coding sequence ATGATGCTGAGCCCGGACCAGGCTGAGGCGGACCTCTCCTGGACTCAGTCCGACCCGGAGACGATGCTCAACGGCCTCAAGTCGGCCGGCTGCACCTCAGACGAGCCGGCGGAGGGTGAGGAGAGGGCCAAATGCAAAGCCGACCAGCCCCTGAgcagggaggagaagaggaggaggcggagggcCACGGCCAAGTACCGCTCGGCCCACGCCACCAGAGAGAGGATCCGGGTGGAGGCGTTCAACGTGGCCTTCGCGGAGCTGAGGAAATTACTGCCCACCTTGCCCCCGGACAAGAAACTCTCCAAGATCGAGATCCTCAGACTGGCTATATGCTACATCTCCTATCTCAATCACGTGTTGGATGTTTAa